In a single window of the Elaeis guineensis isolate ETL-2024a chromosome 6, EG11, whole genome shotgun sequence genome:
- the LOC105060061 gene encoding uncharacterized protein, translated as MLSLDEIFSQPLPALEGEFSFPPWHAPSSDPTPAPAPAPVPVPSSTACVEEPEQAALSPAEERRRRRRISNRESARRSRKRKQHHLEDLRSQAGQLRSENQALADRLVDVVNRCLLFRRDNDRLRSESTALSRRLSELRRLLVVRQLRLLSSPLPPAPVAACGGFASAYEQTLASLIA; from the coding sequence ATGCTGTCCTTGGACGAAATTTTCTCCCAGCCCCTTCCAGCCCTCGAAGGCGAGTTCAGCTTCCCCCCCTGGCATGCCCCGTCCTCGGACCCCACTCCAGCTCCGGCTCCGGCTCCGGTTCCGGTTCCGTCTTCGACCGCCTGTGTAGAAGAACCGGAGCAGGCGGCGCTTTCGCCGGCCGAGGAGCGCCGGCGCCGGCGCAGGATCTCGAACCGCGAGTCCGCCCGACGCTCCCGCAAGCGGAAGCAGCACCACCTCGAGGATCTACGGAGCCAAGCTGGCCAGCTCCGCTCCGAGAACCAGGCCCTCGCCGATCGGCTCGTCGATGTCGTCAATCGCTGCCTCCTCTTCCGCCGCGACAACGATCGGCTCCGCTCCGAGTCCACCGCACTCAGCCGCCGTCTCTCCGAGCTGCGCCGCCTCCTCGTCGTCCGGCAGCTTCGCCTGCTCTCCTCTCCCCTGCCACCGGCGCCGGTCGCCGCCTGTGGCGGCTTTGCTTCCGCCTACGAACAGACCCTCGCGTCGCTAATCgcttaa